Genomic DNA from Sphingomonas lacunae:
CATGGCTGGCGTGTGGGAAGAGATTTTGTTCCGGGGCATCCTGTTCCGCTTCACCGAACAATGGCTGGGCAGTTGGTTCGCGCTGGTTTTCACCTCGGCCCTGTTCGGCCTCGCGCATATCGCCAACCCCGCCGCAACATGGCTGTCGTCCGCCGCCATCGCGCTGGAGGCAGGCATATTGCTCGGCGCCCTCTATATGCTGACCCGGCGGCTCTGGGCAGTGATTGGCCTGCACATGGCGTGGAACTTCACGCAAGGCGGCATTTTCGGCGTGGCGGTTTCAGGCGGGGAAACCCGCGGACTGATTGCCAGCCAGATGCAGGGCCACCCGCTGCTGACCGGTGGCGATTTTGGCGCCGAAGCCTCGCTCCCGGCGATGGTGGTCTGCACCGCGATGGGCCTTGCCGCCCTGTTCCTGGCTTGGCAGCGTGGCCATTTCGTGTCCGCCAGCTGGCAGCGGTTCAAGAGCGGGCGCGGTGCAAGGGACTGATCTGTCGCCGTGACCATGGTCACAGACAGCACGTCCATGAATTGCCATTGTGCCACCGGGAAAGACCATGGCGGGGAAAATGGAAATGGCCACGATTGTTATTGATCCGGGTCACGGTGGCTCCAAGGAAATTGGCGACAGCAGCGCCAACAACGCCACATCGGTGTCGGGCGTGAAGGAAAAGGACTTTACGCTCGATCTGGCAAAACGGCTGCGCTATTCCCTTCTCCACGGCTCGGCAAAGGCCTATGCGGCAAGCAAGGGCAAGGCAGTCAAGGTCGTGCTGACCCGCGACAAGGACGAAAATTTGGGCCTGTCTGACCGGGCACAGGTGGCGGCAGACAGCGATGCCGACCTGTTCCTCAGCATCCATTGCAATGGTCATCCGGATAATCCTGCCGCGAAAGTGCGTGGCAGCGAGGCATTCATTGACCGCAAATATATGCGCCCTGTCTACAAGGTAATCGCCGGCAAATCCTATCCCCAGGAAGGGCCCGGGGTGCCAGCGTCAGGCGTGCGCAACGTCAATGTAGCGGAAGATGCGGCTTATGCGTCGCGCATTGTCACCGCCTTTGTCGAGACATTGAAGGCTTTTGATCCCGGCGCGAAATATCGGTCGAACGCGTATACCGCCACGACCAATGGCGAGACCTATCGCCCCCCGCAAGGCGTCAAAATGACCGCACTGGGCGTGCTGCGTGACGCAAAGTTGGGCACCACCCGCAATGATTGTCGCGCCTGCCTGTTGGAATGCGAATATATCGACAATGCGACGGTCGACCAGATATTGAACGGAGCGCGGGCGGTGGAAGTGCGCAACGCGCTGGCTGCGGCACTCGGCAAGGCGTTGATCGACAGTCTCTAATCAATGGTCCCCGTCCTGCGCATTTGAATGGCAAGGGTGAACATGGTAGGAACATTCCGCCATGTCCGCCCCGCATTCAAAGCCATTGCCTGGCCTGCGCAAAATCATCCATGTCGATATGGATGCCTTTTACGCATCGGTGGAGCAGCGGGATAATCCCGCCTTGCGCGGGCGACCGGTAGCGGTCGGCGGATCGAGCAAACGCGGGGTGGTGGCAGCGGCAAGTTATGAGGCGCGCAAATTTGGCGTGCGATCAGCGATGCCTTCGGTCACAGCCGCGCGCCAATGCCCGGACCTGATCTTCGTCAAGCCCCGGTTCGACGTCTATCGCGCTGTATCGCAACAGATACGCGCCATCTTTCACGAAGTCGCCGATGCCGTCGAGCCGCTGTCTCTCGATGAGGCCTATCTGGATGTCAGCAGCGACAAGGGCGGATTCGGCAGCGCGACGGCGACTGCCCGCCATATCCGCGCCCGCATCCGCGAGGTCACAGGGCTGACCGCATCCGCCGGGGTTTCGACCAACAAGCTGATCGCCAAGCTGGCGTCGGACCAGAACAAGCCCGATGGGCTGACCATCGTGCCACCGGGGCAGGAGGCGGCCTTTGTCCAGACATTGTCGGTGCGGCGGCTGCACGGCGTTGGACCAGTGACGGCGGGGCGGCTCGAAGCGATGGGCCTGCACAGCGTCGCGAGCCTCGCCGCCTGCCCGCGCGAGGAACTTGCGAAAGAGTTCAAGTCCAGCGCCGACTGGCTGCTGGCGATGGCGCATGGCATTGATGAACGGCCGGTTCGCGAGGACCGGCAACGCAAATCCCTTGGCGCCGAACGGACATTCGAGACTGATTTGACCGAGCCCGAGGAACTGCACCGTGCTCTGGCGATGATCAATGATGCGGTGTGGGAACGCAGCGAGCGTGGCGGTGACGGCCCGGCTCGGACGGTTACTCTCAAGCTCAAATTTGCGGATTTCCGGCAGATCACCCGGTCACGCACCACCGAACAGACAGTGCATGACCGTGCGACGCTTGACCGTTTGTCAGCCGAATTGCTCGACGCTGAATTGCCACCGCCGCTCGGTATCCGGCTGATGGGCGTCACCCTGAGCGGCTTTGCCGTGCAGGAAGCCGAACCGGTCGAGGACCTGCCGCTTTTTGCCGGGGCGTAACCCCGACGACGGCCCCTCAGGCGACCAGTTGGCTGGCCTTAAGGCTGTATAGGTCAGCTGCCCCAGCCGTCGCACCCGCCTTGCGGCCCAGCGCCTCGGGGACGATGCGGTCGAGGAAGAAGCGGGCGGTGGCGATTTTGGCGTTGAGAAAGTCAGGATCGCCCTCGCCCGCGGCCAGCGCTGCCTTTGCCGCGTCATGCTGGATGCGCATCAGCCAGCCGGCGGTGGCCACCGCCATCATCGCCAAATAATCGACGCTGCCGGCAAGCCGGTCATCAACGCTGGCGGCGCGCATCCAGTCGGTCACGTCGGCGCAAGCTGCAGCGAGCGCGAGAAGATTGCCCTCGCCTTGCGCTCCGGCGCGAATGTCGGCGACGAGAGCGGACAGCGGCTCGCCATTGCCCATGCTGAGCTTGCGGCCCACAAGATCGGCCGCCTGAATGCCGTTGGTGCCTTCATAGATGGGGGCAATGCGGGCATCGCGATAATGCTGGGCGGCGCCGGTTTCCTCGACAAAGCCCATGCCGCCGTGGATCTGGATGCCAAGGCTGGCGACTTCGCAGCCAATGTCGGTCGGCCAGGCCTTGGCCAGCGGGATAAGGATATCGGTGCGGGCCCGGGCGGCGTCATCGCCCAGCGTGCCGCGATCCGACTGTCCGGCGGCATAATAGACCAGCGCGCGCGCACCCTCGGTCAGCGCCTTCATGCGCAGCAGCATCCGCCGGACATCGGGATGCTCGATGATCGCCACCGGCCCGGCGGCGGGATCGCTGGCGCGGGCCGATTGCACCCGGTCAGCGGCATAGCGCAGCGCATGCTGGGTGGCGCGTTCGCTGATCTGGATGCCCTGGTTGCCGACCAGCAGGCGGGCAGCGTTCATCATCACGAACATGGCGCGCATGCCGCCAAATTCGCTACCGATCATCTCGCCATAGCTGTCACCATCCTCGCCATAGGCCATGACGCAGGTCGGCGAGTTATGCAGGCCCAGCTTGTGCTCGATGCTGCGGCATCGCACGCCATTGTCGATGGTCGGCCTGCCATCGGCATCAAGGCGATATTTGGGGACGAGGAACAGCGAAATGCCGCGCGTCCCCTCGGGCGCTCCCGGCGTGCGGGCGAGCACGAGGTGAACAATATTGTCGGTGAGGTCATGCTCGCCAAAGGTGATGTAGATTTTCTGGCCGCGGATCTTGTACTGGCCCGCCATCGGCCCGTCGGTCACCAACTCGGCGGTCGAGCGCAAGGCACCGACATCGCTGCCCGCGCCCGGTTCGGTCAGGTTCATCGTGCCGTTCCATTCACCCGACACCAGCTTGGGCAGCCAGGTCGCCTTTTGCTCCTCGCTGCCATAGGCCATCAGCGCGTGGATCGCGCCGGGGGTGAGGATGTTGATCAGGGTGAAGCCCATGTTGGCGGTACCCAGCGATTCGATGATCACATTGGCAAGGCTGAACGGCAGGCCCTGCCCGCCATAGGCCGTCGGTCCGTCGATGCTTCCCCAGCCGCCCTCGACAAAGGCCTTGTACGCCGCCTTGAACCCTTCGGGCATGGTGACGCCAGTGGGCGACCATTTGGGGTTGTTGACATCACCAAAGCGGTTGAGCGGGGCATATTCCCCTTCCGCCAGCTGGCCGATCCCCTCGACAATCGCATCGACCATGTCGGGCGTGGCGTCCGCGAAGCGCTCATGCGCAGCGAGCTCGCCGATCCGCACGACATGATCGAGGACAAAACGCTGTTCGGTGACGGGGGGACGATAGCTCATGACCGGACACTCTTTCAGGACGGTGGGCAGATGCGCTGTTGCGATGACGCGGGCGGGGCTATAGCGCCACAGCGTGACTGGCTCAAATCCACCTGATGGCGAGACGCCCCCGGCAGCCCGATGCCTGCCGCTGGGCGACGAGGCCGTAACGGAAGGCGCGGCCCTGATCCGCGCCGGTCAGTGCGTCGCCGTGCCGACCGAGACAGTCTATGGCCTCGCCGCCGATGCCACCAACGCCGAATCAGTGGCGCGAATCTATGCCACCAAGGGCCGACCCAGCTTCAACCCGCTGATCGTGCACGTGTCCGACCGGACGATGGCTGAGCGGCTGGGACAATTTGACGCCCTCGCGGCCCGGATCGCCGACCAGTGGTGGCCGGGACCGTTGACCATCGTCGTCCCGCGCACCCCCGATTGCTCCGTCGCCAGCATCGCCACGGCAGGGCTCGACACGATTGCATTGAGGATGCCCGCGCATCCGGCGATGCGTTCGCTGATCGCTGCTGCCGGCGTGCCGCTCGCCGCGCCGAGCGCCAATGCGAGCGGCGGCGTCTCCCCGACCAAGGCGCGGCATGTTCTGGCGAGCCTGGACGGGCGCCTATCGCTGGTGATCGACGGCGGCACCTGCACCCGCGGGCTCGAATCGACAATCGTCCGGCCGATGGGTGACCATGTCGTGATACTGCGTCCCGGCCCGGTGACGGCGGAGGAGATCAGCGCGGGGCTGGGCGTGCCGGTGACCGATGATCTGTCAGGAAAGATCAGTGCACCAGGGCAACTGGCCAGCCATTATGCGCCGGGCAAACCAGTGCTGCTCGATCAGGCCGAACCGGTCGAAGGCGCCTTCATGATAGGCTTTGGTCCCGGCCCTTGCGACTATTGCCTCAGCCGCCGCGGTGACCTGACCGAAGCGGCGGCACGGCTGTTCGACGCGCTTCACGCCGGGGCAGCAAGCGATTGCGCCACTATCGCGGTTGCGCCCATCCCGCACGAAGGGCTGGGTGCGGCGATCAACGATCGCCTGGCGCGCGCGGCGGTGTAACGCTCCCTCCCGCAAGCGGGAGAGGGCATTGCTCAATCCACCGGCGCGTTGCGCAGGTCGGCGATCTGACCGTCGAGGTCCTCGGCATCGCGGCACGCGTCCTCCCGCCCGTCCCGACAGCGTTCGGCTGCGCGGGCGCGCTGCCGTTCCAGCCGACCGATCTCGGCCTCGCGCTCGCGCACGCGGCGCCCCAGGTCACGGTCGGCCTCGTCCTGGCTGGTTGTCGTCCAGTCGATCACCTGCCCGGCGGCACGCACCGGGGCAGTAACAACATCAACAGCGGTTCGCGCGATACAGCCACTGAGCAGCGGCATCGTCAGGACGGCAAGACAGGCAATGAGCAGACGCACGGGCTTTCCCCCTTCAAAGGAAAGTCAGACAGGATTGGCTCCTGTCGGCCCTGGTCCATGAACAGGGGCTTAGCCGAAGTCGGGCGACCTGCCCAGCCGCTTATCGGTCCAGCATCGCCCGCATCGAGGCGCGCAGCGGATCGGCGAGATGTGACCGCTCCAGCGCAACGGCAACATTCGCCTCGACATAGCCGAGGTGCGAGCCGCAATCGAAGCGGCGGCCGTCAAAGGTCACGGCGTTGAACGGCTGCGTACCGATCATCCGCGCCATGGCGTCGGTCAGCTGGATCTCACCGCCGGCACCCTTGGCCTGTGTTTCGAGCACGCGCATAACGTCCGGCTGGAGTATGTAACGGCCCGAGATGATGAGGTTCGACGGGGCCTCTTCGACCTTTGGCTTTTCGACAAGGCCAGTCACTTCGGTGATTGCGCCATTGCGACCGCCTGGCGCGATGACGCCATAGCTCGACACCTGGTCATGCGGCACTTCGAGCACCGAGATGAGGTTGCCGCCGGTGGTGGCATAGGCGTCGACCATCTGCTTCATGCAGCCATTGCCGGGCGTACCGAGCATGAATTCGTCGGGCAGGAAAATGGCAAAGGGCTCGTCACCGACAATGTCGCGCGCGCACCAGATAGCATGGCCCAGACCGAGCGGTTCCTGCTGGCGGACAAAGGCGGCGTTGCCGGGTTTCAGCCGGGTGCCGTCAAGGATGGTCACATCCTTGCCCCGGTCGGCCATGGTCCGTTCGAGCTCATAGGCGATGTCAAAATGGTCCTCGATCGCATTCTTGCCGCGACCGGTGACAAAGATCATCTGCTCGATGCCGGCTTCGATAGCCTCATCGACGGCATATTGGATCAGCGGCCGGTCAACGATCGGCAGCATTTCCTTGGGGACGACCTTGGTCGCGGGAAGGAAGCGGGTCCCCATGCCCGCGACCGGAAAAACTGCCTTGCGTACCTGTTTCACTGCTGTGTAGCTCCGTTGCTTCCGGGGAACCCAGGTTCCTGAATTCCTGTTGACGGACCCCGGACGGTTAGCTGGCCTCAATGGCCCCTTTGCGCCCGATCCCTTCGGAAAGGGTTAACGTCCGATCGGCCAACCGATTTAGTGCAGGCGAAGACAGTGTCGCAGTGCCGTCGCGTTCAGGCAAGCCGGTCGGCAAACCCCTTGCGCAGCTTCGCAAGTTTGGGCGGGATGACCGCCAGGCAATAAGGATTGCCCTGCCCCTCTCCAACCCAATAATCTTGGTGATACTCTTCCGCCGGCCACCATTGGCCCTGTTCGATGGTGGTAACGATCGGGGCGGCATGATTGGCCTGTGCCCGGGTGATGGCAGCCCGGGCCGATGCTTCCTGCGCCTCGTTCAGCGGGAAGATGGCGGTACGATATTGCGTGCCAATGTCATTGCCCTGCCGGTTGAGCTGGGTCGGGTCATGCGTCGCGAAATGCACATCAAGCAGATCGTCATAGCTGATCACGTCCGGGTCAAAGCCGATACGGATAGCCTCGGCATGGCCGGTTGTGCCGCTGCACACCGCCTTGTAGGTCGGGTTGTCGACCGAGCCGCCGATGTAGCCGCTCTCTACATCGCTTACCCCGGCGAGGCTTTTGAACACCGCTTCGGTGCACCAGAAACAGCCTCCGGCGAAAATTGCGGTGTCAGCGGCCATTGTCATTCTCCCGAAATTTGGCGAGCTCGATAGATAAGCACCGGGCAATGGCGATCAAGGTGCCAGCGCGACCATGGCTTGCCGGCCGCGTCAGGGCTGGCCAAATATCGGGACCACGTGACGCAGCTCCAGCAGCGCCGGCCGGGCTTGCGGATCCGCCGCGAGCGCCGCCCGCATCAGCCGCAATTCATCCTCCAGTGCAGCAACGCGGGTCCGCCAGGGATCATGCAGACGACCATAGGGGTGCGCACTGTCATGATTGGGGCCAAAACGCTGCCAAAAGGTCACCGGCGCGCTGGGCGTATAGCCGGCAATGTGGAGTATCCACACCGACAAGCGATCGGCTTCTTCCTCCATCTTGCGAGAAACGCGCGAATAGCGGTTGAGGTAGCGGGTATAGTCGTTCGGCGTGCCCGCTTCTTGGCTGCGGGCAATATGGCGCAATATGTTATGCGCCAGTTCATGCGCCATGACGGCGGCAAGTTCTTCATCATTGCCGTCGGTATAGGTGCCCATGCCGGCGGTTACCTGTACCACACGTCCATCGGCATAGGCCTGCTCCTCGGTTTCGTCAGACAGCTCGAAACGGGTCGGACACGCAGGGCGCGATTGCAATTCCCAGCTTCGCCGGGTGCCATCATTGGCCAGTGTTTCGAACTGGAGCGGTCCGTTTTCCAGCCTTCGCGCGATCAACCGTTCGCTCGCTTCAAGTGCATGGCGCGACGGCATGGCATAGGGATTGCGCATCGGCGAGCGACCAGCAAGCGAGACAATTGCCATCCCCGGCGTAATTCCCGCACGGGCCGCTGCCCCGTCCGGCGCAACCGAAGCGACGAACAAAACGGCGCCTTCAGGCAATCGCCACTGGTTCTTCACCGCCTGTCGCAAGTCTTTGGGATATTGGCCGATTTCTCCAAGAGTCCAGCCCAGCGATTGCCCCGGATCGCACCAGCCGGCATTGGCCGCTGCAACCGATATGCGCTCACCAATGGCGAGGACACGGTCTTCCTGCTTGCGCCATGTCGTCAATCGGTCCTGTGCCGTCTGCGGACGTGCCGGTGCCGTATCGGCCGGCGCAGAGGGCGGAGGTACCGGTGATGATGAGGGATCTTGTGAGGGCGACGTCGTTTGCGCCGTGGCCGGGGCCAGACCAGGCAGCATGGCGGCAAACAGGGCTGCGGTTGCAAGCCATGACCACCGTCCCGCCCACACCGATCCTCCGCTCATCACCTGTTCCCCAACGATCGCCATGGCCGGATCACTCCCCGACATCCTGACTGGCAATCTCCGCTCTCAATGCCTTGCGGTCAAGCTTGCCGATCATCGTCTTGGGCATGCTGTCCCGGATCACGACAGCATCAACCCGTTCATGCTTGCCCAGTTGATCATTGAGCCAGTGAGTGAGATCTGCCGCGCTGACTCCCGGAGCCTCCGCGTTGAGCGTCACATAGGCGCGCGGGCTTTCGCCGCGGTAGGCATCGGGGACGCCGATCACCAGCGCCTCCTTGACGGCAGGATGCGCATAAAGCAGCGTTTCGATGGTCGAGGGATACACCTTGAACCCGCCGACAGCGATCATGTCCTTCAGCCGGTCAACGATACGGATATAGCCGTCGGAATCAATGGTGCCGACATCACCGGTGCGCAGCCAGTCGCCACTCTCCAGCCGGACAAAGCTGTCGGCATCGGCTTCGGGCCTGTTCCAATAGCCCTGCATGATCTGGGGCCCGGCAACGACAATCTCTCCGGGTTCGCCATCCGGTGCCGGTCGGGTGGGATCTTCCTTGTCCACCAGCCGCACCATGGTCGCGGGGATTGGCTGGCCAATGGTTCCGCTTCGACCGCCACTTTCATAAGGATTGCAGCTGACGACTCCCGCGCTCTCAGTCAGGCCATAGCCTTCGACCAGTTTTGATCCGGTCGCCGCCTCGAACCGCGCCTTGAGCTCGGCGGCCATCGGCGCACCGCCCGAAATGCAAACCCGCAAAGACGACCAGTCGGTACGCGCCATGTCGGGATGATCGAGCAACGCCTGATACATGGTCGGGACGCCCGGCATGGCGGTGACCCTTGTTCGCCGGACGGCAGCCAGCGCCTGGGCAGCGTCAAATCGGGGGAGCATGACAATCTGCCCGCCGTTGAGCACGGTGCGGTTCAGCACAGCCGTATTGGCAAACACATGGAAAAAGGGAAGCACGCCGAGTATCCGGTCCTCACGGTCTTGTTCCGGGTCAATCGCATTGACCTGCCGCGCATTGGCGGTGAGATTCTGGTGCGTCAGGCGCGCGCCCTTGGGCGTACCTGTGGTGCCGCCGGTATACTGGATCAGCGCCACATCCTGTTCCGGATCGATCAGAGGTGCGGCGACATAGCCGGCATTGTCGATCAGCGAGGAAAAGCGGGTGATGCGCGGATCGTCGGGGATATCCACCCGCTCGGCCCGCTTGAACAGGCGATAGGCCAGCGATTTCACCGGTGGCAGCACGCCGGCCACCGAACCGACGATCAGCCGCTCAAGGCTTGATCCCTGCAACACCTTGAACGCGGCGGGCAAAAGCGCCGTGGCCGATAGGGTGACAAGCAGGCGCGCGCCCGAATCCTCCACCTGATGGTTCAGTTCATCGACCGTATAGAGCGGCGAGAAATTGACCACCGTCGCGCCCGCGAGCAGCGCGCCATAATAAGCCGCGAGATAATGGGGCACATTGGGCAGGAACAGGCCGACCCGGTCGCCCTTGCCCACGCCCATTGCCTGCAAGCCTGCGGCAAAGCGGCGGACGCCCTCTGCCACCCGCGTGTAGCTGTAGCGGCGACCCATGAAATCGAGCAGCGGCCGGGGACCGAAGCGCAGCGCCGAGGAGAGGAACATGTCGGGCAGCGACAGTGGCGGGAACCGCATGTCCCATTCAGAGGGATGCTCATAATGGCGCGACCATGGACCGCTTGGGTCAAAGGCCGGCCGGGGGGAGGCGCTGGTCATCGGGGGGTCGCCTTTCTTGCTGGTCTGAACCAGAAGTAATGGCCTGCGGCAAGAGCGCAAGGCCCTCAGGCACGCGGATGCGCGCTCGCATAGACGTCAAGCAGGCGCGCGGTATCGACCGCTGTATAGACCTGTGTCGAGGTCAGGCTGGCGTGGCCGAGCAGTTCCTGCAAACTTCTGAGATCTGCCCCGGCGGCGAGCAGGTGCGTGGCAAAACTGTGGCGCAGCGCATGGGGCGTGGTGCGGTCGCTGAGGCCGAGCCGGCGGCGCGCGCCCTGCACCGAGCGGCGGATCAGCGCCGGGCTGAGCGGACCGCCCCGAGCACCCCGGAAAAGCGGCTCACCCTTGGCGGGTGGCCATGGGCAAAGCGCGACATAATCGGCCAGCGCTTCGCGTATCTGCGGCAACAACGGCACCTGCCGGGTCTTGCCGCGTTTGCCGGTGACGCGCAGCACGTCCCGCGAGTCCAGTGCGCTTCCATCGAGCGACAGTGCCTCTCCGATACGCAAGCCCGCGCCATAGAGCAGCAGGAGCACGGCAAAGTCGCGCGCACCGATCCAGGGTTCGCGCGCCGTGTCGGCAATCTCTCCGGCAAGATCGATTGCCTGATCCGGGGACACCGGTCGCGGCAGGCCGCGCTTGACCCGCGGGCCGCGCACCGCCGGGACGGTTGCTACCGCGCCCCCGGCAAAGGCGAGGAATCCCCGCACGGCGGACAATTCCCTTGCCGTCGAGGCATTGGACAGGCCATCGCCGCGCCGGTCGGCCAGAAAGGCGCGCAGGTCCGCCGGGCCGAGCGTGCCTAGGCTGGCCGCGGTTGGCACCTCGCCATGATAGCGCATCAGGAAATCACACAGCCGTTGGGCAGTAGCGACATAGGCACGGACGGTGTGGATCGACCGCCGCTGCTCCAGCGCCAGCCGGTCTCGCCATGCGGCGACCAGGGGGTGAAGGGGTGCGTCGTCACTCATGGCGCGAGCATAGGCTCAGCCGGCCCCGGTGGGAATCCCCCTCAGCCGAGAGCGACAACCTCGGGCAGGATCGCATCGAGCAGCAACATGCCGGCGGGCAGGACGGCGAGGCGCGGACCGGTCAGGCTCAACAGGCCATGTCCAGCCAGCCGCCGCACTGCCGCCTCATCGACCAGCCTGTCACGGGCGACACCGCTCAGCGCCGCGACATGGTCAAGGTCAACGCCTTCGCGCAGGCGCAGCCCCATCAGCAACGCCTCGGTAGCGCGGGTTTCGGGCGTCAGGTGGCGCTCCGCCTTGATGCCATGCCCCTGTCCGGCAATGGCGGCGAGCCAATTCTCGGGCTTCTTGTGCCGTTCGGTCGCGATGCCATTCCTTCGGCCATGCGCCCCCGGCCCTATGCCGACATAGTCGCCAGAGCGCCAATAGGTGAGATTGTGGCGGCTCTCCTGCCCAACCCGCGCATGATTGCTGATCTCATAGGCGGGCAGTCCTGCCGCCGCCGTCTGTTCCGCCGTCGCGGCGAACAGGTCGGCAGACAGGTCCTCGTCGGGCAGGATGATTTCGCCCCGGTCGAACAGCGTCTTGAACCGCGTGCCAGGCTCGATGGTCAGCTGGTAGAGCGACAGGTGATCGGTGCCAAAGGCCAGCGCGCGGGCCAGTTCGGCCTGCCACTCGGCTAGGCTCTGCCCCGGCCGGGCAGTGATCAGATCAAAGCTGACCCGGGCGAAATGTGCTTGTGCCGCAGCAATCGCCGCCAACCCTTCATCGACACTGTGCGCTCTTCCAAAGAAGCGCAAGGTTTCGTCGTCAAGTGCCTGTATTCCTATCGAAACACGGTTGACCCCGGCGCTTGCCAGTGCGGCGAAATTGGCGACCTCAACCGAATTGGGATTGGCCTCCAGCGTGATTTCGCACTCAGCCGTCAGCCCCCAATGCCGCTCCGCCGCCTCGATCAGCGCGGCCACCGTCGCGGGCGGCATCAGGCTGGGCGTCCCGCCACCAAAGAAGATCGAGCTGACCCGCCGCCCCGCGGTTAGCCCCGCCTCATGCGCCATGTCCGCCAGCAGCGCATCGCGCCACTGCGCCTGATCAACACTCTCCCGCACATGACTGTTAAAGTCGCAATAGGGGCATTTGCTGACGCAAAACGGCCAGTGGATGTAGAGGGCGATAGGCGCGCTCACGCCTCAGAACACCGCCTTCACCAACTTGGCGAATGCGTCCGCCCGGTGGCTGATGGCATGTTTATGCTCCGGGTCGATTTCGGCGAAGGTCTGATCCATGCCCTTGGCAACAAACACCGGATCATAGCCGAAACCGAGCGCCCCGCGTGGCGGCCAGGTGAGGCTGCCCTGCACTTCGCCCTCGACGACCAGCTCTTCGCCATCCGGCCAGACCAGCGCCAGCGTGCAGACGAACCGCGCGCTGCGATCGACATCAGGCCCCATTTCGGCGAGCATCCCCTCAACCTTGCCCATCGCCATATACCAGTCGCGGCCGGCTTCCCCCTCGAACCACTGCCGCTCGGCCCAGTCGGCGGTATAGACGCCGGGGCGTCCGCCAAGTGCCGCGACCTGCAAGCCGCTGTCGTCAGACAGGGCGACATAGCCACTCGCCGCCGCACTGCGCGCCTTTATGAGGGCGTTCTCGGCAAAGGTGGTCCCGGTCTCCTCGGGCTCGGGCAGGCCGAGGTCAGCCGCGCTGATCGCTTCCATGCCATAGGGTTCGACCAGCGCGCGGATTTCCTTGAGCTTGCCCTTGTTATGGCTGGCGAGGACGAGTTTGCCGGGGGTCAGTTTGCGGGTCATGGATGTTCCAATCTCAGCCATCAAAGCCCTCTCCCCAAGGGAGAGGGCTGGATGAGGGGTTCAGCGCCCCGTCGCCTTCCGCTGCGCTGCGAAGATTTCGTCGCAGCCGATGCGGGCAAGGCGCAATAGGCGCAGCAGTTGCTCCTCGTCATAGGGCGCGCCCTCTGCGGTCGCCTGCACTTCGGCGAGACGACCGTCGCCAAGCAGGACGAAGTTTGCGTCGGCTTCGGCATTGCTGTCCTCGATATAATCAAGGTCGAGCACAGGCGTGCCTTCGTAAATGCCACAGCTGATGCCG
This window encodes:
- a CDS encoding long-chain-fatty-acid--CoA ligase; translation: MTSASPRPAFDPSGPWSRHYEHPSEWDMRFPPLSLPDMFLSSALRFGPRPLLDFMGRRYSYTRVAEGVRRFAAGLQAMGVGKGDRVGLFLPNVPHYLAAYYGALLAGATVVNFSPLYTVDELNHQVEDSGARLLVTLSATALLPAAFKVLQGSSLERLIVGSVAGVLPPVKSLAYRLFKRAERVDIPDDPRITRFSSLIDNAGYVAAPLIDPEQDVALIQYTGGTTGTPKGARLTHQNLTANARQVNAIDPEQDREDRILGVLPFFHVFANTAVLNRTVLNGGQIVMLPRFDAAQALAAVRRTRVTAMPGVPTMYQALLDHPDMARTDWSSLRVCISGGAPMAAELKARFEAATGSKLVEGYGLTESAGVVSCNPYESGGRSGTIGQPIPATMVRLVDKEDPTRPAPDGEPGEIVVAGPQIMQGYWNRPEADADSFVRLESGDWLRTGDVGTIDSDGYIRIVDRLKDMIAVGGFKVYPSTIETLLYAHPAVKEALVIGVPDAYRGESPRAYVTLNAEAPGVSAADLTHWLNDQLGKHERVDAVVIRDSMPKTMIGKLDRKALRAEIASQDVGE
- a CDS encoding M48 family metalloprotease is translated as MAIVGEQVMSGGSVWAGRWSWLATAALFAAMLPGLAPATAQTTSPSQDPSSSPVPPPSAPADTAPARPQTAQDRLTTWRKQEDRVLAIGERISVAAANAGWCDPGQSLGWTLGEIGQYPKDLRQAVKNQWRLPEGAVLFVASVAPDGAAARAGITPGMAIVSLAGRSPMRNPYAMPSRHALEASERLIARRLENGPLQFETLANDGTRRSWELQSRPACPTRFELSDETEEQAYADGRVVQVTAGMGTYTDGNDEELAAVMAHELAHNILRHIARSQEAGTPNDYTRYLNRYSRVSRKMEEEADRLSVWILHIAGYTPSAPVTFWQRFGPNHDSAHPYGRLHDPWRTRVAALEDELRLMRAALAADPQARPALLELRHVVPIFGQP
- the hemW gene encoding radical SAM family heme chaperone HemW, translating into MSAPIALYIHWPFCVSKCPYCDFNSHVRESVDQAQWRDALLADMAHEAGLTAGRRVSSIFFGGGTPSLMPPATVAALIEAAERHWGLTAECEITLEANPNSVEVANFAALASAGVNRVSIGIQALDDETLRFFGRAHSVDEGLAAIAAAQAHFARVSFDLITARPGQSLAEWQAELARALAFGTDHLSLYQLTIEPGTRFKTLFDRGEIILPDEDLSADLFAATAEQTAAAGLPAYEISNHARVGQESRHNLTYWRSGDYVGIGPGAHGRRNGIATERHKKPENWLAAIAGQGHGIKAERHLTPETRATEALLMGLRLREGVDLDHVAALSGVARDRLVDEAAVRRLAGHGLLSLTGPRLAVLPAGMLLLDAILPEVVALG
- the rdgB gene encoding RdgB/HAM1 family non-canonical purine NTP pyrophosphatase, producing MTRKLTPGKLVLASHNKGKLKEIRALVEPYGMEAISAADLGLPEPEETGTTFAENALIKARSAAASGYVALSDDSGLQVAALGGRPGVYTADWAERQWFEGEAGRDWYMAMGKVEGMLAEMGPDVDRSARFVCTLALVWPDGEELVVEGEVQGSLTWPPRGALGFGYDPVFVAKGMDQTFAEIDPEHKHAISHRADAFAKLVKAVF
- a CDS encoding tyrosine recombinase XerC, with product MSDDAPLHPLVAAWRDRLALEQRRSIHTVRAYVATAQRLCDFLMRYHGEVPTAASLGTLGPADLRAFLADRRGDGLSNASTARELSAVRGFLAFAGGAVATVPAVRGPRVKRGLPRPVSPDQAIDLAGEIADTAREPWIGARDFAVLLLLYGAGLRIGEALSLDGSALDSRDVLRVTGKRGKTRQVPLLPQIREALADYVALCPWPPAKGEPLFRGARGGPLSPALIRRSVQGARRRLGLSDRTTPHALRHSFATHLLAAGADLRSLQELLGHASLTSTQVYTAVDTARLLDVYASAHPRA